One window of the Camarhynchus parvulus chromosome 2, STF_HiC, whole genome shotgun sequence genome contains the following:
- the RMDN1 gene encoding regulator of microtubule dynamics protein 1: MSGPRHGGLPGRAGGPCPCAPEPGQGRGAERLLRRRGAVLAAAMAALMAALARPFRRGPAGLGTALRREAMGGPCGRGTQVLRKSLQRGVVLSTGSFLVYEAHKLISGFAEVHASFKVEDVIEQADYLYGSGETEKLYRLLVQHKNSDDAELLWRLARSSRDLAQLGSTSAEEKKKLTYDSLEYAKKALEKNESNFAAHKWYGICLSDVGDYEGIKTKIGNAIIIKEHFQRAIELNPKDATTIHLIGIWCYSFAEMPWYQRKIAATLFATPPTSTFQEALRYFHMAEEADPNFYSKNLLFLGKTYLKLNNKKMALLWLSKAKEYPAQTEEDKQVQKEALELLNSI; encoded by the exons ATGTCCGGCCCGAGGCACGGCGGGCTgcccggccgggcgggcggcccTTGCCCTTGTGCCCCCGAGCCCGGGCAGGGCCGCGGGGCGGAGCGGCTCCTCCGCAGGCGGGGGGCGGTGCTGGCAGCGGCGATGGCGGCGCTCATGGCGGCGCTGGCGCGGCCCTTCCGCCGCGGCCCcgctggcctggggacagcgcTCCGGCGAGAGGCGATGGGCGGCCCCTGCGGCCGGGGGACTCAG GTGCTTAGGAAAAGCCTTCAGAGAGGAGTTGTGCTTTCAACAGGCTCCTTTCTGGTTTATGAAGCTCATAAGCTGATTTCTGGCTTTGCTGAGGTTCATGCAAGCTTCAAAg TGGAAGATGTGATTGAACAAGCAGACTACCTGTATGGGAGTGGAGAAACTGAAAAGCTGTATCGGTTGCTGGTTCAGCATAAAAACAG CGATGATGCAGAGTTGTTATGGCGGCTGGCACGGTCCTCACGGGATCTGGCTCAGCTTGGTAGTActtctgcagaggagaagaaaaaactgaCATATGACTCCCTCGAGTATGCAAAAAAAGcacttgaaaaaaatgaatcaaATTTTGCAGCACACAAG TGGTATGGAATTTGCCTCAGTGATGTTGGGGACTATGAAGGAATCAAGACTAAAATTGGAAATGCTATTATCATCAAAGAGCATTTCCAG AGAGCCATTGAACTGAATCCAAAAGATGCTACAACAATTCATCTTATAGGGATTTG gtGTTACTCTTTTGCTGAGATGCCATGGTACCAAAGAAAAATAGCTGCAACGCTGTTTGCCACACCACCAACTTCCACATTTCAAGAG GCTCTCCGTTACTTCCACATGGCAGAAGAAG CTGATCCAAATTTCTACAGCAAAAATTTGCtctttttggggaaaacatATTTGAAGTTAAACAATAAGAAGATGGCTCTTCTGTGGTTAAGCAAAGCAAAGGAGTATCCTGCACAGACAGAGGAGGACAAACAG GTGCAGAAAGAAGCTTTGGAGCTACTTAACTCTATATAA
- the CPNE3 gene encoding copine-3 produces the protein MAAQCVTKVELTIACTNLLDKDVGSKSDPLCVLLQNTSGQQWYEVDRTERVKNSLNPKFSKKFLIDYYFELVQKLKFGIYDIDNKTYDLSDDDFLGELECTLGQIVSSRTLTKPLVLKNGKPAGSGSITITAEEVKDNRVVVLELEARKLDNKDFFGKSDPYLEFHKQTGDGNWVMVHRTEVIKNNLNPVWRPFKISLNSLCYSDMDKSIKVECYDYDSDGSHDLIGSFQTTLSKLKEASRSSPVEFECINEKKRQKKKNYKNSGIVSVKHCEIIVECTFLDYIMGGCQLNFTVGIDFTGSNGDPRSPDSLHYLSPNGVNEYLTAIWSVGMVIQDYDTDKMFPAFGFGAQVPPSFQVSHEFPINFNPSNPFCNGIQGIVDAYRACLPQVKLYGPTNFSPIINHVARFAAAATQQQTASQYFILLIITDGVITDLDQTRTAIVNASKLPMSIIIVGVGGADFDAMEFLDGDDGVLRSSSGEPAVRDIVQFVPFRKFQNSPKEALAQCVLAEVPQQVVNYFSTYKLQPPKNPAAK, from the exons ATGGCGGCACAGTGTGTGACAAAGGTGGAGCTGACTATTGCCTGCACCAATCTCTTGGATAAAGATGTTGGTTCCAAGTCAGATCCTCTGTGTGTGCTTCTCCAGAACACAAGTGGTCAGCAGTGGTATGAG GTTGATCGTACAGAAAGAGTTAAGAATTCCTTGAACCCAAAGTTTTCCAAGAAATTCTTAATTGATTATTATTTTGAGCTTGTTCAGAAACTTAAGTTTGGAATATATGACATTGATAACAAAACCTATGATCTGAGTGATGATGACTTCTTAGGAGAATTAGAATGTACGCTGGGACAG ATAGTTTCTAGCAGGACTCTGACAAAACCGTTAGTACTTAAAAATGGCAAACCTGCTGGAAGCGGAAGCATTACG ATTACAGCAGAAGAAGTAAAGGATAACAGGGTGGTTGTATTGGAATTAGAAGCAAGGAAACTGGACAATAAG gatttttttggaaagtCAGATCCTTATCTGGAATTCCACAAACAGACTGGAGATGGAAACTGGGTGATGGTTCACAGAACAGAG gTTATTAAAAACAACCTGAATCCTGTTTGGAGGCCCTTTAAAATCTCTCTCAATTCTCTGTGTTACAGTGACATGGATAAGTCAATCAAG GTTGAGTGCTATGACTATGATAGTGATGGGTCTCACGATCTCATAGGAAGTTTTCAAACAACATTGTCAAAACTGAAGGAAGCATCTCGGTCATCACCT GTTGAATTTGAGTGCatcaatgaaaagaaaagacagaagaaaaagaactaTAAAAACTCTGGCATTGTGAGCGTTAAACATTGTGAG ATTATTGTAGAGTGCACATTCCTTGATTACATCATGGGTGGGTGTCAGCTGAATTTCACC GTGGGGATAGATTTTACAGGCTCCAATGGAGACCCTCGCTCTCCGGACTCTCTGCATTACCTCAGCCCTAATGGAGTTAACGAATACCTAACAGCCATTTGGTCTGTCGGGATGGTCATTCAGGATTATGACAC AGATAAGATGTTTCCAGCCTTTGGATTTGGTGCACAAGTTCCTCCCTCCTTTCAG GTATCTCATGAGTTTCCAATAAATTTTAATCCTTCAAACCCATTCTGTAATG GGATCCAAGGCATTGTTGATGCATATCGAGCCTGTCTTCCTCAAGTGAAGTTATATGGACCAACAAATTTTTCTCCAATTATAAATCATGTGGCAagatttgctgctgcagctaCTCAGCAGCAAACAGCATCT CAATACTTTATACTTCTGATCATAACGGATGGTGTGATAACAGACCTTGATCAAACTCGAACTGCCATAGTTAATGCCTCAAAGTTGCCCATGTCCATTATCATTGTTGGTGTGGGAGGAGCAGACTTCGATGCCATGGAGTTTCTCGATGGTGACGATGGAGTTCTTAGGTCCTCGTCGGGAGAACCAGCTGTCAGAGACATTGTCCAATTTGTGCCATTCAGGAAGTTCCAAAAT TCTCCCAAAGAAGCTCTGGCTCAGTGTGTCCTGGCAGAAGTCCCTCAGCAAGTGGTGAACTACTTCAGCACCTACAAACTTCAGCCTCCTAAGAATCCTGCTGCAAAATGA